A region of Lacinutrix sp. Hel_I_90 DNA encodes the following proteins:
- the moeB gene encoding molybdopterin-synthase adenylyltransferase MoeB, giving the protein MNLSTAEKQQYNRHLILEDIGLEGQLKLKQASVLVIGAGGLSCPVLQYLTAAGVGKIGIVDDDTVDQSNLQRQILYNHKDIGINKAEAAAAHLQLLNPFISFDTYNTRLTKENALALFKKHSIIVDGTDNFPTRYLINDAAVMLNRPVVFGSVFKFEGQVSVFNYRNGPTYRCLYPTPPKSNEVPNCSEIGVLGVLPGIIGSFQANEVLKIILGLGNVLSGKLLTLNALSMQQLLFSFGRNSSMSIDALQDDYETFCGMPKAVKEISFEEYKAQASHFNLLDVRTQTERDEFHIESIHIPLAELALRVHEIPQDKSLLVFCKSGVRGKLAIEILQNNGFKETLVNLKDGLLNGAL; this is encoded by the coding sequence ATGAATTTATCAACAGCAGAAAAACAACAATACAATCGCCATCTCATTCTTGAAGATATCGGGTTAGAAGGACAATTAAAATTGAAGCAAGCTAGTGTGCTGGTAATAGGTGCTGGTGGATTGAGTTGCCCAGTGTTACAGTATTTAACGGCTGCGGGCGTGGGCAAAATTGGTATTGTAGATGACGATACTGTAGACCAGTCCAATCTTCAGCGTCAAATACTATACAATCATAAGGATATTGGAATAAATAAAGCTGAAGCTGCTGCTGCGCATTTACAATTATTAAATCCGTTTATCTCCTTTGATACCTATAATACAAGACTGACAAAAGAGAATGCCTTAGCGCTATTCAAAAAACACAGTATTATTGTGGATGGTACAGACAACTTCCCTACGCGCTATTTGATTAATGATGCTGCGGTAATGCTAAACAGACCAGTCGTATTTGGTTCTGTTTTTAAGTTTGAAGGACAAGTTTCTGTCTTTAATTATAGGAATGGACCGACGTATAGATGTTTATATCCAACACCTCCAAAATCAAATGAGGTCCCCAATTGTTCTGAAATAGGCGTGCTAGGCGTGCTGCCGGGAATCATAGGAAGTTTTCAAGCCAATGAAGTACTTAAAATCATATTGGGTTTGGGCAACGTGTTGTCAGGCAAGTTGTTAACGCTTAATGCGTTGTCTATGCAACAATTACTGTTTTCTTTTGGGAGGAATTCGTCAATGTCTATAGACGCATTACAAGATGATTATGAAACATTTTGTGGCATGCCTAAAGCAGTAAAAGAAATAAGTTTTGAAGAATACAAAGCACAAGCTTCACACTTCAATCTTCTCGATGTTAGAACACAGACTGAACGCGATGAATTCCATATAGAGAGTATCCATATTCCTTTGGCTGAATTGGCTTTAAGAGTTCATGAAATTCCTCAAGACAAGTCGCTATTAGTGTTTTGTAAGTCGGGAGTAAGAGGCAAATTAGCTATTGAGATACTTCAAAATAATGGTTTTAAAGAAACCCTTGTAAATTTAAAAGACGGATTGCTAAACGGGGCGCTGTAG
- the thiH gene encoding 2-iminoacetate synthase ThiH, whose translation MHNFKAVFDLYDWDTLEKEIYDCSAQEVQAVLSKDKITLDDFKVLISPAAKPFIEQMAQRSHALTKKRFGNTIQMYIPMYLSNECQNICTYCGFSMTNKIKRKTLSDKEILQEVTHIKSLGYDHILLVTGEANRTVGVSYLKNAIRLIREHFSNISIEVQPLDQEEYETLIKEGLYAVLVYQETYHKATYKTHHPKGKKSNFDYRLDTPDRLGKAGIHKIGLGALFGLEDWRVDSFYTALHLKYLQKTYWKTKYSISFPRLRPHQGEVEPKVEMTDADLVQLICAYRLLDEDLELSMSTRESEIFRNNCINLGITSISAESKTNPGGYAVAPESLEQFEISDERNTEAIKQMIQSQGYQVIWKDWERNYSE comes from the coding sequence ATGCATAATTTTAAAGCAGTTTTTGACTTATACGATTGGGATACTCTCGAAAAAGAAATTTACGATTGCTCTGCTCAGGAGGTTCAAGCAGTATTGTCTAAAGATAAAATCACATTAGACGATTTCAAAGTCCTGATTTCTCCTGCGGCAAAGCCTTTTATTGAGCAAATGGCGCAACGAAGTCATGCGTTAACGAAGAAGCGTTTTGGAAATACAATCCAGATGTATATCCCAATGTACCTATCAAATGAATGCCAGAATATTTGTACGTATTGCGGCTTCAGTATGACGAATAAAATCAAAAGAAAAACACTTTCAGATAAGGAAATACTTCAAGAAGTCACCCATATTAAAAGCTTGGGGTACGATCATATTCTTTTAGTCACCGGTGAAGCAAATAGAACTGTGGGCGTTTCGTATTTAAAAAACGCAATTCGTTTAATTCGTGAACACTTCTCAAATATCAGTATTGAAGTGCAACCCCTGGATCAGGAAGAGTACGAAACCCTTATAAAGGAAGGCTTATATGCCGTACTAGTCTATCAAGAAACCTATCATAAAGCAACCTATAAAACACACCATCCAAAAGGTAAAAAATCTAATTTTGATTATCGCCTAGATACTCCAGATCGCTTAGGTAAAGCTGGGATTCATAAAATTGGATTGGGTGCTTTATTTGGTTTGGAAGACTGGAGAGTCGATAGTTTTTACACAGCACTTCATTTAAAATATTTGCAGAAGACCTATTGGAAAACGAAATACTCAATATCTTTCCCTAGACTGCGGCCACACCAAGGTGAAGTTGAGCCAAAAGTAGAAATGACAGATGCTGATTTAGTACAATTAATTTGTGCTTACCGCTTATTAGATGAAGACTTGGAATTATCGATGTCTACACGAGAAAGTGAAATTTTCAGAAATAATTGCATCAACCTCGGAATCACTTCTATAAGTGCCGAATCTAAAACAAACCCTGGTGGTTATGCGGTTGCGCCAGAATCTTTGGAGCAATTTGAAATTTCAGATGAAAGAAATACCGAAGCCATAAAACAAATGATACAATCGCAAGGATATCAAGTAATTTGGAAAGACTGGGAGCGAAATTATTCTGAATGA
- the gldD gene encoding gliding motility lipoprotein GldD, producing MKKIFSYFIITLVFSVQLTSCNEDPTPKPKAYLRLDYPEAIYKTEDLAKMPFTFDRNALGKNLKTKTLGGETTSYGVNIEYPKLKGTIYLTYKAIENNPKNLNNFLRDAQNFTQEHTQKADAIEEFLYENPERRVYGMFYDVGGNAASQSQFYVTDSINHFLTGSLYFYAKPNYDSILPAAHYLQKDIRQIMESLEWKE from the coding sequence ATGAAAAAAATCTTTAGCTATTTTATTATAACACTAGTCTTTAGTGTCCAATTAACATCCTGTAACGAGGATCCTACACCTAAACCAAAAGCATATTTGCGTTTAGACTATCCTGAAGCCATTTATAAAACAGAAGACCTTGCCAAAATGCCATTCACCTTCGACCGTAATGCCTTAGGCAAAAATCTAAAAACAAAAACTTTAGGAGGAGAAACAACTAGTTATGGCGTTAATATTGAATACCCAAAATTAAAAGGCACCATTTATTTAACGTATAAAGCCATTGAAAACAACCCGAAAAACTTAAATAACTTTCTTCGAGATGCCCAAAATTTTACGCAAGAGCACACGCAGAAAGCAGATGCTATTGAAGAGTTTTTATATGAAAACCCCGAGCGTCGTGTCTATGGTATGTTTTACGATGTTGGTGGTAATGCCGCTTCACAATCTCAGTTTTATGTGACCGATAGTATTAATCACTTCTTAACGGGTTCACTCTATTTTTACGCCAAACCAAATTACGATTCAATTCTTCCAGCAGCACACTATTTACAAAAAGATATTAGACAGATTATGGAGAGTTTGGAGTGGAAAGAATAG